The following coding sequences are from one Nicotiana tabacum cultivar K326 chromosome 1, ASM71507v2, whole genome shotgun sequence window:
- the LOC107823693 gene encoding haloacid dehalogenase-like hydrolase domain-containing protein Sgpp, giving the protein MTAPAGENSTESSSSLARLAPLQAVLFDVDGTLCDSDPLHFYAFREMLLEIGYNGGVPVDEDWFVKTIAGKHNDDIAAALFPDDLERGLKFCDEKEAMFRRLVKEQLKPIDGLYKVKKWIEDRGLKRAAVTNAPRLNGELIIEILGLKDFFDVVIIGSECKRAKPFPDPYLKALELLKVSKDHTFIFEDSVSGIKAGVAAGMPVVGLATRNPPHLLMEAKPAFLIKDYEDPKLWADLEEIDKKSGAGTTTV; this is encoded by the exons ATGACTGCTCCTGCTGGGGAAAATTCTACAGAAAG TTCTTCGTCTCTAGCAAGACTTGCTCCCCTTCAAGCAGTACTATTTGACGTAGACGGGACTTTATGTGATTCAGATCCACTTCACTTTTATGCCTTCCGTGAAATGCTTCTAGAG ATAGGCTACAATGGTGGTGTGCCGGTTGATGAGGACTGGTTTGTCAAAACTATTGCTGGCAAACACAATGATGACATTGCTGCTGCCCTTTTCCCTGATGATCTGGAAAGGGGTCTTAAATTCTGTGACGAGAAAGAAGCTATGTTTAGAAG GTTGGTGAAAGAACAGTTGAAACCTATAGACGGCCTGTACAAGGTGAAGAAGTGGATTGAGGATCGTGGGCTGAAACGGGCTGCAGTTACCAATGCACCTAGACTGAACGGTGAACTGATAATAGAAATACTTGGCCTAAAGGATTTCTTTGATGTGGTTATTATTGGAAGTGAGTGTAAGCGTGCAAAACCATTTCCCGACCCTTACTTGAAGGCCCTTGAACTGCTTAAGGTGTCGAAAGATCACACATTCatatttgag GATTCTGTTTCTGGAATAAAAGCTGGGGTGGCAGCTGGGATGCCTGTTGTCGGATTGGCAACCCGAAATCCACCTCACTTGCTTATGGAAGCAAAGCCTGCTTTTCTTATCAAAGATTATGAAGATCCGAAACTATGGGCAGATCTTGAGGAGATCGACAAAAAGTCAGGTGCTGGAACAACCACAGTCTGA